One genomic region from Drosophila subpulchrella strain 33 F10 #4 breed RU33 chromosome 2R, RU_Dsub_v1.1 Primary Assembly, whole genome shotgun sequence encodes:
- the LOC119550381 gene encoding nidogen, which translates to MPSFGSKFLGCLLLSSVILVSGQFEHYLDSLRPSELYEFEEGSLGSIHYLPKGDSKTFELQLEQPIHFYGEQYDQLYINTNGILTFNSEFPEYLNQPFPLDYASIAAFYSNVDTSYSDEGTSISLFETKDLDILDKATTLVRYAFSSQSEFEARRVIVATWRKVGYFDSKTDRLNTFQVALIADEEKTFVQFIYPDGGLNWLQGETAGLGLPDIRAQAGFVAEDGRHYSLNGSGSENARFLSESTNLGVPGVWLFEVAPIAPELNVRTPDNAESRTESPALAQSCQAHGHQCHERAECHDKAEGYCCVCGSGFYGNGQSCLANDQPIRVTGTLSGNLNNQPVNEEAKLQSYVVTSEGRTYTTINPLTTEQGAQLRLVLPLLTTVPWLFAKSVGGVANGYQLTGGVYTHVSRLQFDSGESLHVNQTFEGLNYWDQLSVKIDIYGEVPAVAAEEELVLSDYVEEYTFEKPGELKSVQVLSLNVTREQRVLGIQVEQRILYSSCLRDDEADPSATKVLQKVSKVDLDYVERDEALRIGAMSKVGVTPESNACNDGTADCVDNSVCVPVEDTFRCDCYHGFAAQVDENGLEVCLDIDECASGHHVCDENAICANTEGGFNCYCTEGFEGNGYRCLSNSTADNIEYPPAGEVQGEPTSDANPNPSQYPEETEGRDQEREQRAKEQAEEEERERQRQWEQEQERERERDREQYPQPEPNPHPEDQVPQHQDECYRCSKDADCYVGRCTCHEGFQGDGFTCSNICGHEEVWENGRCEPLLLERHDVYPTCDAFGACQCPYGYELTEDGDHCTYSEENDPERNSDLIPCDVDRNCHVNATCNWFGQELRHICTCQPGFRGDGYNCESISDDSCENRPEMCDIHADCVVNEELGKPECQCQPGYEGDGFRCQLAPECQFAEHCGDYALCDNGVCRCQKDYERDVNDRCVPAGKCGIVFCGANSICKWDSAQAVQYCDCLEGYQGDPLTGCTSKPLSCHVVNNCGIHATCEPTEDPENFECQCIAGYHGDGYVCIEEQNCLNNPTLCDMNAQCRSTNSGLVCVCNQGFYGNGSLCQERQQQDSDFLIVSQGVMIARVPLNGRNVRPISVAQMAIGLDKDCVEGRVYWGDISTKKIVSTKYDGTDLRTFIETDIESPEGIAIDVISRRLYWADSSKDTIEVASLEDPSLRAVIINKQLVNPRGIAVDANRAKLYWSDWDRESPKIEMSNLDGTGRELLLGKDAVTLPNSLVVLDDSGEVCYADAGTKKVECIEPQTRQIRTISNELSYPFGITYTNDRFYWTDWTTKKVEIVDSLGSRQKPIQPPFFGSHKMYGMTVVEQHCPQYHSACQINNGGCTDSRLCLVNRQAPSGKSCKCTSASTGCTIPAPGY; encoded by the exons ATGCCGAGCTTCGGCAGTAAATTCCTCGGCTGCCTGCTGCTCAGCTCGGTGATCCTCGTGAGCGGTCAGTTCGAGCACTACCTGGATAGCCTGCGACCCTCGGAACTTTACGAGTTCGAGGAGGGATCCCTGGGCAGCATCCACTATTTGCCCAAGGGCGACAGCAAGACCTTCGAGCTGCAACTGGAGCAGCCCATTCACTTCTACGGCGAGCAGTACGATCAGCTCTAT ATCAACACCAATGGCATCCTCACTTTCAACTCAGAGTTCCCTGAGTACTTGAACCAGCCCTTTCCGCTGGACTACGCCTCCATAGCGGCCTTTTACTCGAATGTGGACACCTCGTACAGCGATGAGGGCACCTCGATCTCCCTGTTCGAGACCAAGGACCTGGACATCCTCGACAAAGCCACCACATTGGTGCGCTACGCCTTCAGTAGCCAGTCCGAGTTCGAGGCCCGCCGGGTGATCGTGGCCACGTGGCGCAAGGTGGGTTACTTTGACTCCAAGACGGACCGCCTGAACACCTTCCAGGTGGCCCTGATCGCCGACGAAGAGAAGACCTTTGTGCAGTTCATCTATCCGGATGGCGGTCTTAACTGGCTGCAGGGCGAGACCGCTGGACTGGGTCTGCCCGACATTCGTGCCCAGGCTGGATTTGTGGCTGAGGATGGACGCCACTATTCCCTGAATGGTTCGGGATCGGAGAAC GCCCGTTTCTTGAGCGAGAGCACCAACCTGGGTGTTCCGGGAGTCTGGCTGTTCGAAGTGGCCCCCATTGCGCCCGAGCTGAATGTGCGGACTCCCGACAACGCCGAGTCCCGCACGGAGTCGCCCGCCTTGGCCCAGAGCTGCCAGGCCCACGGACACCAGTGCCACGAGCGGGCGGAGTGCCACGACAAGGCCGAGGGATACTGCTGCGTCTGCGGATCCGGATTCTATGGCAATGGCCAGTCCTGTCTGGCCAACGATCAACCCATCCGAGTGACGGGAACTCTGAGCGGAAACCTCAACAACCAGCCCGTCAACGAGGAGGCCAAGCTGCAGTCGTATGTGGTGACCAGCGAGGGTCGCACCTACACCACCATCAATCCCCTGACCACCGAGCAGGGGGCCCAGCTCCGCCTGGTCCTGCCCCTGCTGACCACCGTGCCCTGGTTGTTCGCCAAGTCGGTGGGCGGGGTGGCCAATGGCTACCAACTGACCGGAGGTGTCTACACACACGTTTCCCGTTTGCAATTCGATTCTGGGGAGAGCCTGCATGTCAACCAGACGTTCGAGGGCCTCAACTACTGGGACCAGCTGTCCGTGAAGATCGACATCTATGGAGAGGTGCCTGCAGTGGCGGCGGAAGAGGAGCTAGTTCTTTCTGACTACGTGGAGGAGTACACATTCGAGAAGCCTGGGGAACTCAAGTCTGTGCAGGTGCTCAGTCTGAACGTTACGAGGGAACAGCGTGTGCTGGGAATTCAG GTGGAGCAAAGGATTCTGTACAGCAGCTGTCTGCGGGATGACGAGGCGGACCCCAGTGCCACCAAGGTGCTGCAGAAGGTCTCCAAGGTGGACCTGGACTATGTTGAACGAGATGAGGCTCTGCGCATTGGCGCCATGAGCAAGGTGGGCGTGACCCCCGAGTCGAATGCCTGCAACGATGGCACCGCCGACTGCGTGGACAACTCCGTGTGCGTTCCAGTTGAGGACACCTTCCGGTGCGACTGCTACCACGGATTTGCCGCCCAGGTGGACGAGAACGGCCTGGAGGTCTGTCTGGACATCGACGAGTGCGCATCGGGCCACCATGTCTGCGACGAGAACGCCATCTGCGCCAACACGGAGGGCGGATTCAACTGCTATTGCACCGAGGGCTTCGAGGGCAACGGCTACCGGTGTCTGTCCAACAGCACTGCTGACAACATCGAGTATCCGCCCGCCGGTGAGGTCCAAGGTGAACCCACCTCCGATGCAAACCCCAATCCCAGCCAGTATCCCGAGGAGACGGAGGGACGGGATCAGGAGCGAGAGCAGCGGGCCAAGGAACAGGCAGAGGAAGAAGAACGGGAACGCCAACGGCAGtgggagcaggagcaggagcggGAACGAGAGCGGGATCGGGAGCAGTATCCCCAGCCGGAACCCAATCCACACCCTGAGGACCAGGTGCCCCAACACCAGGACGAGTGCTAC CGCTGTTCAAAGGACGCCGACTGCTACGTAGGACGCTGCACATGCCACGAAGGATTCCAAGGCGATGGCTTCACCTGCTCTAACATTTGTGGACACGAAGAGGTTTGGGAAAATGGTCGCTGCGAACCTCTGCTGCTCGAGAGGCACGATGTGTATCCCACTTGCGATGCTTTTGGCGCTTGCCAATGCCCCTATGGATACGAACTAACCGAGGATGGCGATCACTGCACCTACTCCGAAGAAAATGATCCGGAAAGGAACTCCGATCTGA TTCCCTGCGATGTGGATAGAAATTGTCATGTCAACGCCACCTGTAATTGGTTTGGCCAAGAGCTCCGGCACATTTGCACCTGCCAGCCGGGATTCCGAGGCGATGGATACAACTGCGAGTCGATCAGCGACGACTCCTGTGAAAAT AGACCCGAGATGTGCGACATCCATGCCGACTGCGTTGTCAACGAGGAACTGGGCAAGCCCGAGTGCCAGTGCCAGCCGGGCTACGAAGGCGATGGCTTCCGCTGCCAGTTGGCCCCCGAGTGCCAGTTCGCCGAGCACTGTGGCGATTACGCCCTCTGCGATAATGGGGTTTGTCGCTGCCAGAAGGACTACGAGCGGGACGTCAACGACCGCTGTGTGCCGGCTGGAAAATGCGGCATCGTCTTCTGCGGTGCGAACTCCATCTGCAAGTGGGACTCGGCGCAGGCCGTTCAGTACTGCGACTGCTTGGAGGGATACCAGGGCGACCCCCTCACAGGATGCACCAGCAAGCCCCTGTCCTGCCACGTCGTGAACAACTGCGGCATCCACGCCACCTGCGAGCCCACAGA GGATCCTGAGAACTTCGAGTGCCAATGCATTGCTGGATACCATGGCGATGGATACGTGTGCATTGAGGAGCAGAACTGCCTGAACAACCCGACTTTGTGCGACATGAATGCCCAGTGCCGTTCGACCAATTCGGGACTCGTCTGCGTTTGCAATCAGG GCTTCTATGGCAATGGATCCTTGTGCCAGGAGCGTCAGCAGCAGGACTCGGACTTCCTGATCGTCAGCCAGGGCGTGATGATCGCTCGAGTTCCCCTTAATGGACGTAATGTGCGTCCCATTTCGGTGGCCCAAATGGCCATTGGTCTGGACAAGGATTGTGTAGAGGGTCGAGTCTACTGGGGCGATATTTCGACCAAGAAGATCGTAAGCACGAAATACGATGGCACAGATCTTCGCACCTTTATCGAAACGG ACATTGAATCTCCCGAGGGTATTGCCATCGATGTGATCTCGCGTCGTCTTTACTGGGCGGATTCCTCGAAGGACACCATTGAGGTGGCCAGCCTGGAGGATCCTTCGTTGCGGGCTGTTATCATCAATAAGCAGCTGGTGAACCCACGTGGCATTGCCGTGGATGCCAACAGGGC GAAACTTTACTGGTCGGATTGGGACCGCGAATCGCCAAAGATCGAGATGTCCAACTTGGATGGCACTGGTCGCGAGCTTCTCCTGGGCAAAGATGCCGTAACCCTGCCCAACTCCCTGGTGGTGCTCGATGACTCCGGTGAGGTGTGCTACGCGGATGCGGGTACCAAGAAGGTGGAGTGCATCGAGCCCCAGACCCGCCAGATCCGCACCATCTCCAACGAGCTGTCCTATCCCTTCGGCATCACCTACACAAACGATCGGTTCTACTGGACGGACTGGACCAC CAAAAAAGTGGAGATCGTGGACAGCCTGGGATCGCGGCAGAAGCCCATCCAGCCGCCCTTCTTCGGCAGCCACAAGATGTACGGCATGACGGTTGTGGAGCAGCACTGTCCGCAGTACCACAGTGCCTGCCAGATCAACAACGGCGGATGCACGGACTCCCGGCTCTGCCTGGTGAACCGACAGGCTCCGTCCGGCAAGAGCTGCAAGTGCACCAGTGCCTCCACCGGATGCACCATCCCAGCGCCCGGTTACTAA
- the LOC119550382 gene encoding uncharacterized protein LOC119550382 yields MRLLTKMCKMCVCDGGLKVKCRSFNQQNFSPRIPDEAGKRPTHFQSMREFFMHPLTWDRNNGYFNVVLALSIFGFCFFNSCAPCEQKRGGLEERTTRPQ; encoded by the coding sequence ATGCGTCTGCTAACGAAGATGTGTAAGATGTGTGTCTGTGACGGGGGACTTAAGGTGAAATGCCGCTCCTTTAACCAACAAAACTTCAGTCCAAGGATTCCCGACGAGGCGGGTAAGCGTCCTACGCACTTTCAGTCCATGCGCGAATTCTTTATGCATCCGCTGACCTGGGATCGCAATAACGGCTATTTCAATGTGGTGCTGGCTCTGTCTATTTTTGGATTCTGCTTCTTCAACTCGTGTGCCCCGTGTGAGCAGAAAAGGGGCGGCCTTGAGGAGCGCACAACCCGCCCACAGTGA
- the LOC119549716 gene encoding LOW QUALITY PROTEIN: uncharacterized protein LOC119549716 (The sequence of the model RefSeq protein was modified relative to this genomic sequence to represent the inferred CDS: substituted 2 bases at 2 genomic stop codons): protein MRFQELERNNDDDDGHDDAAPGQTARPISGGVIKNIKLTLALQKMYGFLLLLLTVWVTGRIIKPELDEELNAFDTMHDFXCDLPDESPQFCDCQMEWHENINYETDEEEQTYLFVSSVEEDKQIVNLLWFSALRCSFDKTKFLGRNRRSLNLFEVKELLESDLVNDADVELLYDTXVKCDKHGRFELQERSSICCTRPLSRLGCHPYHEMIIHCPKKRFRQKAQCEETRNHLKQCMQYLKYKS, encoded by the exons ATGCGTTTCCAGGAACTGGAGCGGAACAATGACGACGACGATGGTCATGATGACGCTGCGCCCGGGCAGACGGCTCGGCCAATTTCGGGTGGAGTAATTAAAAAC ATCAAATTAACCCTGGCATTGCAGAAAATGTATGGatttctgctgctgctcctgacCGTTTGGGTCACGGGCAGAATTATTAAACCGGAGTTGGATGAGGAACTGAATGCTTTCGATACAATG CATGACTTCTGATGCGACCTGCCCGACGAAAGTCCGCAATTCTGCGACTGCCAGATGGAATGGCACGAAAATATCAACTACGAGACGGATGAAGAGGAACAGACGTACTTGTTTGTGAGTTCAGTTGAGGAGGATAAACAAATAGTCAACTTATTGTGGTTCAGTGCTCTGCGGTGCAGTTTCGACAAAACAAAGTTCCTGGGCAGGAATCGCCGTTCACTAAATCTGTTTGAGGTAAAGGAGCTTTTGGAAAGCGATCTGGTCAACGATGCGGACGTGGAGCTGCTTTATGACACCTAAGTCAAGTGCGACAAGCATGGTAGGTTTGAGTTGCAGGAg CGCTCTTCCATTTGCTGCACAAGACCCCTCTCCCGCCTCGGCTGTCATCCATATCACGAGATGATCATCCACTGCCCAAAAAAGCGATTCCGTCAAAAAGCCCAGTGCGAAGAGACCCGCAACCATCTGAAGCAATGTATGCAGTACCTAAAGTACAAATCCTAG
- the LOC119551780 gene encoding cell growth-regulating nucleolar protein, translating into MVFFTCNICGESVKKPAVEKHYQMRCRGNEKNVSCMDCLKDFYGDEYVAHTKCISEAQKYASQNGSFSAKEPRNKNAQKQESWMDIIRAILDSSEYNLSGPVRSAFQKLQSVDNVPRKRAKFENFVANCIKIPRQQATQVWDILEKEMNKMKEAKQAELAREKAEKEQQKKDAEAEAPPKKAEKKQKLKDAEEEAPPKKKAKLEATEDAAPEESSNGISTDFDWPGQLTKLVAKETDGIFLEKLRKKLLKKYTKHLSVEDLTEKQAKKFQKRFDKQLKIADSLQVDGDTVKIAS; encoded by the coding sequence ATGGTCTTCTTCACGTGCAACATCTGCGGCGAGTCGGTGAAGAAGCCGGCGGTGGAGAAGCACTACCAGATGCGGTGTCGCGGGAACGAGAAGAACGTGTCCTGCATGGACTGCCTGAAGGACTTCTACGGCGACGAGTACGTGGCCCACACCAAGTGCATCTCCGAGGCCCAGAAGTACGCCAGCCAAAACGGTAGCTTCTCCGCCAAGGAGCCGCGCAACAAGAATGCCCAAAAGCAGGAGAGCTGGATGGACATCATCCGTGCGATCCTCGACAGCAGCGAGTACAATCTTTCGGGGCCAGTAAGATCGGCCTTCCAGAAGCTCCAGAGCGTCGACAATGTGCCGCGCAAGAGGGCCAAGTTCGAGAACTTCGTGGCCAACTGCATTAAGATTCCCCGCCAGCAGGCCACCCAGGTGTGGGACATCCTCGAGAAGGAGATGAACAAGATGAAGGAGGCCAAGCAGGCGGAGCTGGCCAGGGAGAAGGCGGAAAAGGAGCAGCAGAAGAAGGATGCCGAGGCGGAGGCGCCACCCAAGAAGGCGGAAAAGAAGCAGAAGCTGAAAGATGCTGAGGAGGAGGCGCCACCCAAGAAGAAGGCCAAACTGGAGGCCACCGAGGATGCTGCTCCCGAGGAGAGCTCCAATGGCATCTCCACCGACTTTGATTGGCCTGGCCAGCTAACCAAGCTCGTTGCCAAGGAGACTGATGGCATTTTCCTCGAAAAACTGCGCAAGAAGCTGCTCAAGAAGTACACCAAGCATCTCTCCGTCGAGGACTTGACCGAAAAGCAGGCCAAGAAGTTCCAGAAACGTTTTGACAAGCAACTCAAGATCGCCGACTCCCTGCAGGTAGATGGCGATACGGTCAAGATTGCTAGTTAG
- the LOC119551944 gene encoding ribonuclease Z, mitochondrial: MYLVRSSRSPIHRTLRTLTTSKPMAATIASAKDPLTGPRYEREPNVLKKKLASVVPGTVNLQVLGSGANGAPAAVYLFTDQARYLFNCGEGTQRLAHEHKTRLSRLEQIFLTQNTWASAGGLPGLTLTIQDAGVRDLGLHGPPHLGSMLQSMRRFVVLKNLQVRPIDCSEGASFEDSILKVDSLPLISSTDPTKSVINYICQLKPRAGALNLVKCVEKGVPRGPLLGELKNGKDITLPDGTVVLSADVSEPSETALSFVFLDVPSEDYLAGLLTHGKRLKQLGEEKLTEVALVVHFTPYQMTSRQEYKDFVKENFTPDTQHIHLSSPLNQFSGYAAAHRIQHQLHQLAPQVFPLLGEQLPCQSQSLSLNLKKTKLNETDIENNANAKDTEEEEQGVVAMSNFHLRPRKGLDRTLESKLTPEEYVKETHAVPGFTELLAKYKEDYSFPNNSADCFPKIIFLGTGSCIPNKTRNVSSILIKTAIDAYVLLDCGEGTYGQIVRLYGRDQAQQVLRQLQAIYVSHLHADHHIGLIGLLRERRQLEPKAEPLILLAPRQIEPWLDFYNRQIETIEDAYTLVGNGELLASPLAGEKVEPLGITSISTCLVRHCPNSFGISLTLAAKHKNEPVKITYSGDTMPCQDLIDLGRDSTVLIHEATMEDDLEEEAKLKTHSTVSQAIQQGRNMDARHTILTHFSQRYAKCPRLPSDEDMQRVAIAFDNMEVSLEDLQHYHKLYPALFAMYAEYTEELEQRAVKRELKQERKRKLAET; encoded by the exons ATGTATTTAGTGAGATCCAGTCGGTCGCCCATCCACAGAACTCTGCGAACCCTGACGACGAGTAAACCGATGGCGGCCACAATAGCCTCCGCCAAGGATCCCCTGACAGGACCTCGCTACGAGCGGGAACCAAATGTGCTGAAGAAGAAGCTGGCCTCCGTGGTGCCGGGCACCGTGAACCTGCAAGTACTGGGCTCCGGCGCCAATGGAGCCCCTGCCGCCGTCTACTTGTTCACGGATCAGGCCCGATACTTGTTCAACTGCGGCGAAGGAACCCAGAGATTGGCCCACGAGCACAAGACACGACTCTCCCGGCTGGAACAGATCTTTCTTACCCAAAACACTTGGGCATCCGCCGGAGGATTACCCGGTCTCACGCTGACCATCCAGGATGCCGGAGTGCGCGATCTGGGACTCCATGGACCACCTCATCTCGGCTCCATGTTGCAGTCAATGCGACGCTTTGTGGTGCTGAAGAACCTGCAGGTGCGGCCCATCGACTGCTCCGAGGGCGCCTCCTTCGAGGATTCGATCCTCAAGGTGGACTCCCTGCCGCTGATTAGCTCAACAGATCCAACGAAGAGTGTGATCAACTACATTTGTCAGCTGAAACCGCGTGCTGGCGCTCTGAACCTGGTCAAGTGTGTGGAGAAGGGTGTGCCTCGAGGACCTCTTCTGGGAGAGCTCAAGAACGGAAAGGATATCACCTTGCCCGATGGAACAGTGGTGCTTTCAGCTGACGTCTCCGAGCCCAGTGAAACTGCTCTCTCCTTCGTTTTTCTGGATGTTCCCTCAGAGGACTATCTGGCGGGACTCCTCACACATGGCAAAAGGCTCAAGCAGTTGGGCGAAGAGAAGCTAACCGAAGTGGCCTTGGTGGTGCACTTCACGCCTTATCAAATGACCTCTCGGCAGGAGTACAAGGATTTCGTGAAGGAGAATTTCACGCCTGACACCCAGCACATCCATTTAAGTTCCCCATTAAATCAATTCTCTGGTTATGCAGCTGCCCATCGCATCCAACACCAATTGCACCAACTGGCCCCGCAGGTGTTCCCATTGCTGGGCGAGCAGCTACCATGTCAGAGTCAGAGCCTTAGTCTTAATCTGAAGAAAACCAAGTTGAATGAGACCGATATTGAAAATAACGCGAATGCTAAGGACACCGAGGAAGAGGAACAGGGCGTGGTAGCCATGAGCAACTTTCATTTGAGGCCAAGAAAGG GTCTGGATCGCACCCTGGAGTCCAAGCTCACGCCGGAGGAGTACGTTAAGGAAACCCATGCCGTGCCCGGCTTTACAGAGCTCTTGGCCAAATATAAGGAAGATTATAGTTTCCCCAACAACTCGGCCGACTGTTTTCCGAAGATAATTTTCCTGGGCACTGGCTCCTGCATTCCCAACAAGACACGCAACGTTAGCTCCATTCTGATAAAGACTGCGATCGATGCCTATGTATTGTTGGATTGTGGAGAAGGCACCTACGGCCAGATTGTGCGGCTTTATGGACGCGACCAGGCGCAACAGGTTCTTCGACAACTGCAAGCAATTTATGTGTCACATTTGCATGCCGATCACCACATTGGATTGATTGGTCTGCTCCGGGAAAGAAGGCAACTGGAACCCAAGGCTGAGCCGCTGATTTTACTGGCTCCCCGGCAAATTGAACCCTGGCTGGACTTCTACAATCGGCAGATAGAAACGATTGAGGATGCTTATACTCTAGTGGGCAACGGCGAACTTCTAGCTAGTCCCCTAGCCGGAGAGAAGGTTGAACCTCTGGGAATCACATCCATATCCACCTGCCTGGTGAGGCACTGCCCGAACTCATTCGGAATAAGCCTTACTCTGGCAGCTAAGCACAAAAACGAGCCCGTGAAGATTACCTACAGTGGTGACACCATGCCCTGCCAGGATCTGATCGATCTGGGTCGCGACTCCACAGTGCTCATCCACGAGGCCACCATGGAGGATGATCTGGAGGAGGAGGCTAAGTTGAAGACGCACAGTACCGTGTCGCAGGCTATTCAGCAGGGCCGTAACATGGATGCTCGCCACACGATTCTCACCCACTTTTCGCAGCGTTACGCGAAATGCCCGCGGTTGCCGAGTGACGAAGATATGCAACGAGTTGCTATAGCTTTTGACAATATGGAAGTGTCCCTGGAGGATTTGCAGCATTACCACAAGCTCTATCCCGCCCTTTTTGCCATGTATGCCGAATATACGGAAGAACTGGAGCAGCGGGCGGTAAAACGGGAGTTGAAACAGGAGCGAAAGCGCAAATTGGCAGAAACGTGA